CGCCCGGGGGTCGCACGCACCGGCCCCGCACCGACGACGCCGTGCCCCGTCGTTGGCTATGGTGAACACCGTCCGGCCGTGCCGCAGGGGGCGGCCACCTGAACCCACGAGGAGGACCCGCCGTGAGCAGCTGGGATGAGACAGTCTTCTCCGACGAGACGAACACGGATTTTCTCGACGACTGCGTCGACCTGGAGGAGCTCGACCTCATGGAGATGCTGGAGGACGCCTGCTCCTCCGCGCTCAACCACGCGCGGCCGGGGGAGACGGACTACGTCAACGGGCTGTGCGCCGCGTCCGTCGCGGCGATCTGGTGCGGGGCGCCGTTCAGCGCCTCCGACGTCGTCTCCGACTACCCGTTCATCCGGCGGTACATCGGGGACTGCCCCGAGAGCCTCCAGGAGGCCGCGCTCCAGGTCCTCGACCGGGAGCTCGACGACAGCGGGGCGGACGCGCCCGAGGGGCTGGAGACGTACGTCGAGGCCCTGAGCTGACGCCCGCCTGACCCCGGGACGACGCCGTGCTTCCCTGGGGACGACGCCGGGCTTCCCCCCGAGACGACGCCGTGCTGACCCCGGGACGACGCCGGGCTTCCCCCCGAGACGACGCCGGGCCGGGACCGGCCCGCGCTAGGCTGGGGCACGGCGTGCCCGCAGCGGCACCGGGGCACCGGGCGCACCCGCGCGCCCCACGAGAGACCACCGAGAGACAACCCAGACACGACAGGGAAGAGACGAGACAGCATGGCTGACGCACAGCAGGCGGCGGAGACGACGGCGGACCGGATCGGGGACCTCGAGTTCAAGGTGAGGGACCTCTCCCTCGCCGAGGCGGGGCGGCACCAGATCCGCCTGGCCGAGCACGAGATGCCCGGCCTCATGGAACTGCGCCGCGAGTACGCCGAGGAGCAGCCGCTCGCCGGCGCCCGGATCGCCGGGTCCATCCACATGACCGTCCAGACGGCCGTGCTCATCGAGACGC
The sequence above is drawn from the Corynebacterium bovis DSM 20582 = CIP 54.80 genome and encodes:
- a CDS encoding DUF4259 domain-containing protein, producing MSSWDETVFSDETNTDFLDDCVDLEELDLMEMLEDACSSALNHARPGETDYVNGLCAASVAAIWCGAPFSASDVVSDYPFIRRYIGDCPESLQEAALQVLDRELDDSGADAPEGLETYVEALS